In Equus quagga isolate Etosha38 unplaced genomic scaffold, UCLA_HA_Equagga_1.0 73442_RagTag, whole genome shotgun sequence, the following proteins share a genomic window:
- the LOC124234339 gene encoding ICOS ligand-like isoform X3, with protein sequence MWLRSLRLLLLLFSGLQADVQEKEVRAMVGSNVNLTCIYPEKNSFDLSDLFVYWQISVPGQQETVVAYYLSGNSSTGHHDDHYRHRARLSLEGMKQGDFSLLLSNVTPQDAQKFKCLVFRKSLGPMEILQVVITLNVAANYSMPVVSIPSAPSQDKELTFTCTSTNGYPRPNVYWINKTDNSLLDEALQNNTVSLNERGLYDVVSILKIQWSPNVNVGCCIENVLLHQNLTVSSQTEMLTGTKDSITEKPTETHEERNRALFSILAILAVAVAVATGWMCRSRCPGRSGTGTRRARETACDENSPPEMWTGLL encoded by the exons ATGTGGCTGAGAAG TCTCAGACTGCTGCTACTGCTGTTCAGCGGCCTGCAAGCTG ATgttcaagaaaaagaagtcagagcGATGGTCGGCAGCAACGTCAATCTCACCTGCATTTACCCAGAAAAAAACAGCTTTGATTTAAGTGACCTTTTTGTTTATTGGCAAATCAGTGTCCCTGGCCAACAGGAAACCGTGGTCGCTTACTACCTCTCTGGGAACAGCTCCACCGGCCACCACGATGACCACTACCGGCACCGGGCCCGGCTGTCGCTGGAAGGCATGAAACAGGGAgacttctctctgcttttgtccAATGTCACCCCCCAAGATGCCCAGAAGTTTAAATGCCTGGTGTTCAGGAAATCCTTAGGACCGATGGAGATTTTGCAAGTTGTGATCACGCTGAACGTGGCAG CCAACTACAGCATGCCCGTGGTCAGCATCCCCAGCGCCCCCTCCCAGGACAAGGAGCTCACCTTTACGTGCACGTCTACAAATGGCTATCCAAGGCCGAATGTCTACTGGATCAACAAGACGGACAACAGCCTGCTGGACGAGGCCCTGCAGAACAACACGGTCTCCTTGAACGAGAGGGGCTTGTACGATGTGGTCAGCATCCTGAAGATCCAGTGGAGCCCCAACGTGAACGTTGGCTGCTGCATAGAGAACGTGCTTCTGCACCAAAACCTGACCGTCAGCAGCCAGACAG AAATGCTCACTGGGACCAAGGACAGCATCACAGAGAAACCCACCGAGACCCACGAGGAGAGAAACAGAGCCCTGTTCAGCATCCTGGCCATCCTGGCCGTGGCTGTGGCCGTGGCCACAGGCTGGATGTGCAGGAGCAGGTGCCCCGGGAGAAGCGGCACAGGTACCCGACGGGCGCGCGAG aCCGCATGTGACGAGAACTCACCCCCCGAGATGTGGACAGGGCTTCTGTGA
- the LOC124234339 gene encoding ICOS ligand-like isoform X2 gives MWLRSLRLLLLLFSGLQADVQEKEVRAMVGSNVNLTCIYPEKNSFDLSDLFVYWQISVPGQQETVVAYYLSGNSSTGHHDDHYRHRARLSLEGMKQGDFSLLLSNVTPQDAQKFKCLVFRKSLGPMEILQVVITLNVAANYSMPVVSIPSAPSQDKELTFTCTSTNGYPRPNVYWINKTDNSLLDEALQNNTVSLNERGLYDVVSILKIQWSPNVNVGCCIENVLLHQNLTVSSQTEMLTGTKDSITEKPTETHEERNRALFSILAILAVAVAVATGWMCRSRCPGRSGTGAWQRGPGRSSPTACDENSPPEMWTGLL, from the exons ATGTGGCTGAGAAG TCTCAGACTGCTGCTACTGCTGTTCAGCGGCCTGCAAGCTG ATgttcaagaaaaagaagtcagagcGATGGTCGGCAGCAACGTCAATCTCACCTGCATTTACCCAGAAAAAAACAGCTTTGATTTAAGTGACCTTTTTGTTTATTGGCAAATCAGTGTCCCTGGCCAACAGGAAACCGTGGTCGCTTACTACCTCTCTGGGAACAGCTCCACCGGCCACCACGATGACCACTACCGGCACCGGGCCCGGCTGTCGCTGGAAGGCATGAAACAGGGAgacttctctctgcttttgtccAATGTCACCCCCCAAGATGCCCAGAAGTTTAAATGCCTGGTGTTCAGGAAATCCTTAGGACCGATGGAGATTTTGCAAGTTGTGATCACGCTGAACGTGGCAG CCAACTACAGCATGCCCGTGGTCAGCATCCCCAGCGCCCCCTCCCAGGACAAGGAGCTCACCTTTACGTGCACGTCTACAAATGGCTATCCAAGGCCGAATGTCTACTGGATCAACAAGACGGACAACAGCCTGCTGGACGAGGCCCTGCAGAACAACACGGTCTCCTTGAACGAGAGGGGCTTGTACGATGTGGTCAGCATCCTGAAGATCCAGTGGAGCCCCAACGTGAACGTTGGCTGCTGCATAGAGAACGTGCTTCTGCACCAAAACCTGACCGTCAGCAGCCAGACAG AAATGCTCACTGGGACCAAGGACAGCATCACAGAGAAACCCACCGAGACCCACGAGGAGAGAAACAGAGCCCTGTTCAGCATCCTGGCCATCCTGGCCGTGGCTGTGGCCGTGGCCACAGGCTGGATGTGCAGGAGCAGGTGCCCCGGGAGAAGCGGCACAG GTGCCTGGCAGCGAGGCCCAGGTAGGAGCTCACCG aCCGCATGTGACGAGAACTCACCCCCCGAGATGTGGACAGGGCTTCTGTGA
- the LOC124234339 gene encoding ICOS ligand-like isoform X4 yields MWLRSLRLLLLLFSGLQADVQEKEVRAMVGSNVNLTCIYPEKNSFDLSDLFVYWQISVPGQQETVVAYYLSGNSSTGHHDDHYRHRARLSLEGMKQGDFSLLLSNVTPQDAQKFKCLVFRKSLGPMEILQVVITLNVAANYSMPVVSIPSAPSQDKELTFTCTSTNGYPRPNVYWINKTDNSLLDEALQNNTVSLNERGLYDVVSILKIQWSPNVNVGCCIENVLLHQNLTVSSQTEMLTGTKDSITEKPTETHEERNRALFSILAILAVAVAVATGWMCRSRCPGRSGTDRM; encoded by the exons ATGTGGCTGAGAAG TCTCAGACTGCTGCTACTGCTGTTCAGCGGCCTGCAAGCTG ATgttcaagaaaaagaagtcagagcGATGGTCGGCAGCAACGTCAATCTCACCTGCATTTACCCAGAAAAAAACAGCTTTGATTTAAGTGACCTTTTTGTTTATTGGCAAATCAGTGTCCCTGGCCAACAGGAAACCGTGGTCGCTTACTACCTCTCTGGGAACAGCTCCACCGGCCACCACGATGACCACTACCGGCACCGGGCCCGGCTGTCGCTGGAAGGCATGAAACAGGGAgacttctctctgcttttgtccAATGTCACCCCCCAAGATGCCCAGAAGTTTAAATGCCTGGTGTTCAGGAAATCCTTAGGACCGATGGAGATTTTGCAAGTTGTGATCACGCTGAACGTGGCAG CCAACTACAGCATGCCCGTGGTCAGCATCCCCAGCGCCCCCTCCCAGGACAAGGAGCTCACCTTTACGTGCACGTCTACAAATGGCTATCCAAGGCCGAATGTCTACTGGATCAACAAGACGGACAACAGCCTGCTGGACGAGGCCCTGCAGAACAACACGGTCTCCTTGAACGAGAGGGGCTTGTACGATGTGGTCAGCATCCTGAAGATCCAGTGGAGCCCCAACGTGAACGTTGGCTGCTGCATAGAGAACGTGCTTCTGCACCAAAACCTGACCGTCAGCAGCCAGACAG AAATGCTCACTGGGACCAAGGACAGCATCACAGAGAAACCCACCGAGACCCACGAGGAGAGAAACAGAGCCCTGTTCAGCATCCTGGCCATCCTGGCCGTGGCTGTGGCCGTGGCCACAGGCTGGATGTGCAGGAGCAGGTGCCCCGGGAGAAGCGGCACAG aCCGCATGTGA
- the LOC124234339 gene encoding ICOS ligand-like isoform X1 codes for MWLRSLRLLLLLFSGLQADVQEKEVRAMVGSNVNLTCIYPEKNSFDLSDLFVYWQISVPGQQETVVAYYLSGNSSTGHHDDHYRHRARLSLEGMKQGDFSLLLSNVTPQDAQKFKCLVFRKSLGPMEILQVVITLNVAANYSMPVVSIPSAPSQDKELTFTCTSTNGYPRPNVYWINKTDNSLLDEALQNNTVSLNERGLYDVVSILKIQWSPNVNVGCCIENVLLHQNLTVSSQTEMLTGTKDSITEKPTETHEERNRALFSILAILAVAVAVATGWMCRSRCPGRSGTGTRRAREVPGSEAQVGAHRPHVTRTHPPRCGQGFCEMPRGDVGRQLEN; via the exons ATGTGGCTGAGAAG TCTCAGACTGCTGCTACTGCTGTTCAGCGGCCTGCAAGCTG ATgttcaagaaaaagaagtcagagcGATGGTCGGCAGCAACGTCAATCTCACCTGCATTTACCCAGAAAAAAACAGCTTTGATTTAAGTGACCTTTTTGTTTATTGGCAAATCAGTGTCCCTGGCCAACAGGAAACCGTGGTCGCTTACTACCTCTCTGGGAACAGCTCCACCGGCCACCACGATGACCACTACCGGCACCGGGCCCGGCTGTCGCTGGAAGGCATGAAACAGGGAgacttctctctgcttttgtccAATGTCACCCCCCAAGATGCCCAGAAGTTTAAATGCCTGGTGTTCAGGAAATCCTTAGGACCGATGGAGATTTTGCAAGTTGTGATCACGCTGAACGTGGCAG CCAACTACAGCATGCCCGTGGTCAGCATCCCCAGCGCCCCCTCCCAGGACAAGGAGCTCACCTTTACGTGCACGTCTACAAATGGCTATCCAAGGCCGAATGTCTACTGGATCAACAAGACGGACAACAGCCTGCTGGACGAGGCCCTGCAGAACAACACGGTCTCCTTGAACGAGAGGGGCTTGTACGATGTGGTCAGCATCCTGAAGATCCAGTGGAGCCCCAACGTGAACGTTGGCTGCTGCATAGAGAACGTGCTTCTGCACCAAAACCTGACCGTCAGCAGCCAGACAG AAATGCTCACTGGGACCAAGGACAGCATCACAGAGAAACCCACCGAGACCCACGAGGAGAGAAACAGAGCCCTGTTCAGCATCCTGGCCATCCTGGCCGTGGCTGTGGCCGTGGCCACAGGCTGGATGTGCAGGAGCAGGTGCCCCGGGAGAAGCGGCACAGGTACCCGACGGGCGCGCGAG GTGCCTGGCAGCGAGGCCCAGGTAGGAGCTCACCG aCCGCATGTGACGAGAACTCACCCCCCGAGATGTGGACAGGGCTTCTGTGAGATGCCGCGGGGGGACGTCGGACGGCAGCTTGAGAATTGA